Within Candidatus Eisenbacteria bacterium, the genomic segment GAACGCGAAGGTGGTGGTGAGCGGAGACGAGCTGCGGATCGAGGCGGAAGGAGCGGAGGATCTCGCGCTCGAGCGGCTCGCGCTCGATCAGAAGGCGGGACTGTTCGAAGAGGTCTTCGGCTTGCGGCCCGTGATGGCGGAGCCGGCTAGCTCCGGCGCGTAGGGGCCGGCAAGGGGCTTCTCCCGTCGGTCAACTCCGCACGGTCGTGCGGGGATGCTCGAGGGGCACCTCCTGCGTCAACCCCGCACGGTCGTGCGGGGATCCGCTCAAGGACTTCCGGCCAACTTGCTGCGCCACATGCTGGCCCCGCCCCCGGCTCGCCGGACACGACGCGCACGGGCCGGTCGCCTTGGATCCGCCGCCCTTCACGGCGCGGCGCACGAGCCATCCCAGCGCTCCCGCCGAGATCGCGATCGCCACGACGTGCTGCCAGACGGGGGCGCTCACGGCGTCATCCCCACCCCAGGGCCTTCCCGCCCTGGTACACCGCGAGCGAAGCGACCCACGCCATGCCGTTCATCAACACCAGCATGAAGATCGGCCACCGCCACGAGTTCGTCTCGCGCCGGGCCACCGCCACGGTGGACATGCACTGGAACGCGAGCGCGAAGAAGACCATGAGGCTCACCGCCACGAGCGGGGTGTAGACGGGCAGACCCGTCACGGGGTCGCGCTCCTTGGGAAGCCGCTCGCGGAGGGACTCCGACGGATCGGCCGCGCCCTCGAGGTTGTTCATCGTGGCCATCGTCGAGATCATCACCTCGCGGGCGGCGATCGACGACACGATCCCGACGCCGAGCTTCCAGTCGAATCCGAGCGGCGCGATCAAAGGCTCGATCGCGTGTCCGAGCTGCCCGGCGAACGAGTTCCGGAGCGCGGCGCCCGACGCCTCGCGCCGCAGCGCGTCCGCGCCGGCCTCGTCGCCCGCCGCCGCGGCCGCCTCGGCGCGCGCGGTCAGGGCCTTCGTCTCGGGGTGCCCCGACGGATAGGTCGCGAGCGCCCACAGGACGATCGAGACCGCCACGATCACGGTCCCCGCCTGTTCGAGAAAGAGCAGGCACCGCTCCCGGATCGTGAGGAACACCGAGCGCCACTGGGGCATGCGATAGGGAGGCATCTCGAACACGGTGACCGAGCGCGGACCGCGCAGCACCGTCCGGCGCACGATCCACGCCACCGCGAGCGCCGCGACGATCCCGAGCAGGTACATCGAGAGGAGGGTGAGGCCGCGGAGGCTCAGGAAGCCGAGGAAGTGACGATCCGGAATGAACGCTCCGATCAGGAGCGCGTACACGGGAAGGCGCGCGCTGCACGACATGAAGGGCGCGATCAGGATCGTGGCGAGCCGGTCGTTCCGCCGGTCCATCGTGCGCGTCGCCATGATGCCGGGGATCGCGCACGCGAACGAGGAGAGCAGGGGGAGGAACGCCCTGCCCGGAAGTCCCACCGACGCCATCACCCGATCCATCAGGAACGCGGCCCGCGCCATGTAGCCCGTGTCCTCCATCAGCGCGATGAAGAAGAAGAGGATCGCGAGCTGGGGGAGGAACGCCGCGACGGTGCCCACGCCCGCGAGCACGCCGTCGAGGAGCAGGGACCGGATCGGCCCGG encodes:
- the feoB gene encoding ferrous iron transport protein B, which encodes MSKPSERIAIVGSPNSGKSSLFNRLTGLRQKVANYPGVTVEKRAGTCVLPSGKQVEIVDLPGTYSLNPRSPDEALVLEAIQGPDAHRVVAVVDATRLDRQLFLALQILATGRPAMLVLNLMDEAEARGIEIDVPQLSRLLGVPVLAVSAKSGKGMKQLREAMDNGHGGTNGHGIAFGTGGGAAIDPVDGYREVESIVGRVVRRRAKPDGLRGNLDAVLTHRVLGPVIFIALMATVFQGIYAWATPAMDLLDAGFRALAELGRATIPAGPIRSLLLDGVLAGVGTVAAFLPQLAILFFFIALMEDTGYMARAAFLMDRVMASVGLPGRAFLPLLSSFACAIPGIMATRTMDRRNDRLATILIAPFMSCSARLPVYALLIGAFIPDRHFLGFLSLRGLTLLSMYLLGIVAALAVAWIVRRTVLRGPRSVTVFEMPPYRMPQWRSVFLTIRERCLLFLEQAGTVIVAVSIVLWALATYPSGHPETKALTARAEAAAAAGDEAGADALRREASGAALRNSFAGQLGHAIEPLIAPLGFDWKLGVGIVSSIAAREVMISTMATMNNLEGAADPSESLRERLPKERDPVTGLPVYTPLVAVSLMVFFALAFQCMSTVAVARRETNSWRWPIFMLVLMNGMAWVASLAVYQGGKALGWG